TTCAGCGTCTAGTTCAGCAATCGTGTAATGTTTGGGTAAGGTGGGGGTTAACAATACATCGACCTGATTAAAAATCGCCTGAGCATATTGGCGATAGCCCTGCATTTGATACTCAGCATTAAAAAAATCGACAGCGGAAAATGCAGGCGCTTGCCCAATAATGGTTTGAATAACCGGCAGTGCGGCATCAGGCTGTGCCTGAATAAAGTCGCCCACGGCGGCGACGCGCTCTGCCACCCAAGGGCCTTGATACAATAACAGCGCTGCATCTAACAGTGGCTGTATATCAATCTCAACTGGGCTACCACCAATGGCTTGCAGCTGCTCGATGGCCTGTTCAAACCCTGCTGCGTATTCTGCATCGTCAAAGAACAGTCGCTGCTTTTGCAACGGCACCGCGAAGCGAAACTGTTCAGGATAGCGTTTAGCACGATGCAGTGCTTGAAAACTGCGGCTAAAGGCATCCTTAGGGTCAGCCACTGCAGCAAGCGATAATACTTGCTTAGCATCGTGATGATGCAGCGCAAATACGGTCACACAATCGAGGCTTTTGCAGGCGGGCACCACGCCTTGATTGGAAAAAATGCCACGTGAGGTCTTCAGCCCTACTAAATTATTCAGCGCCGCAGGCACGCGTCCAGAACCTGCGGTATCGGTGCCCAGCGCAAAGCTGACCAAGCCCAGGGCTACTGCAACTGCCGAGCCAGCGCTAGAACCACCGGAAATATAGTCTGGGTTAAAGCTGTTCTTAACAGCACCCCAGGGCGAGCGTGTGCCCACTAGCCCTGTGGCAAACTGATCTAAATTGGTTTTGCCCATCGGTATCGCACCGGCCTTGATCAGCTGCTGCACTACAAACGCTGAATCCTCTGGGGTGTAGGCATATTCGGCGCAGCCAGCCGTAGTGGCTATGCGAGCTAAGTCAATATTGTCTTTAATCGCAAAGGGCACGCCGTATAAAGGCAGCTCGTTAGGATCTTTATCGTCTAGATAACTAAGATAGCTATCTAAGGTATCAAGGCTGAGCAGCTGAATATAAATAGGGTTGTCTTGGTTCAGCGCCAGCGATTGCTGATGCAGAAAGTATATGCATTCGCGCGGGGTGAAATCGCCAGCCTGATAGTGGGCCTTGAGGCCGGCAAAACTTAAATCGAGCTCGTTGGAATCAAGTACAGATGTTGACACTTTGTTGTCCTCGTAATAATCGCAGATTAGCCTAAGATAAATAACGCGTCGCCAGCGCTAATGCGTTGCCCAGGGGTTTTCAGCACTTCAGCAATATAGCCATCGGCAGGGCAGGGCACGGCAATCTCCATTTTCATCGACTCAACAATCATTAGCGTCTGTCCAGCTGTGACCGTATCGCCTGCCGCTACTGCTAACTGCCAGACGCTGCCAGAATAGGCCGATTCGACCAGCTGCTGGCCATCGTCTAGTTGAATCTCGCTGTGCTCGATAATATCCGCAGCTGTGCTGTCGAAATGCAATAGATCGTTGGCAATCCAGTGTTGCAGTTCGCCGTCAAAGGCTTGCTGACGCTGTGCTTCAAACGCTTTTATGCTGTCTTGCTGCTGTGTAAGAAAAGCTTGGTAATCACTTAAAGAAAATTCGCTTGCTTCAATTTTCAAGCGGTGTTGGCCACTTAAAAAGCCTTGCCTCAGGCTTGTTAGCTCGTCGGCGCTGACTGGATAGAAGCGAATTTGATCGAAAAAA
The DNA window shown above is from Pseudomonadales bacterium and carries:
- the atzF gene encoding allophanate hydrolase, producing MSTSVLDSNELDLSFAGLKAHYQAGDFTPRECIYFLHQQSLALNQDNPIYIQLLSLDTLDSYLSYLDDKDPNELPLYGVPFAIKDNIDLARIATTAGCAEYAYTPEDSAFVVQQLIKAGAIPMGKTNLDQFATGLVGTRSPWGAVKNSFNPDYISGGSSAGSAVAVALGLVSFALGTDTAGSGRVPAALNNLVGLKTSRGIFSNQGVVPACKSLDCVTVFALHHHDAKQVLSLAAVADPKDAFSRSFQALHRAKRYPEQFRFAVPLQKQRLFFDDAEYAAGFEQAIEQLQAIGGSPVEIDIQPLLDAALLLYQGPWVAERVAAVGDFIQAQPDAALPVIQTIIGQAPAFSAVDFFNAEYQMQGYRQYAQAIFNQVDVLLTPTLPKHYTIAELDAEPILYNSHNGLYTNFVNLLDLAAIALPSGFTADGLPFGISLSAPALDDFALLALAERFCDANALPMGALARPYPKQSTAIAKACEMINSDDFIDVAVCGAHLSGFPLNHQLTDRGACLIASTKTSEAYKLYALAGGPPYRPGLIRDAHNGVQIEVEVWRMPSAQFGSFVAGIPAPLGIGKVELSDQQWVCSFICEPYAIETAEDISEYGGWRSYQQS